A genomic segment from Alistipes senegalensis JC50 encodes:
- a CDS encoding YiiX/YebB-like N1pC/P60 family cysteine hydrolase codes for MKSLLYIGMLFSAVSCGRPTPELHPGDLLFQVGKTSEMTEAITAATGEAQRLNYSHVGIAVPAAGADSVLEATSDGGVRLTALADFLGRSARIDGRPAVTVMRLRDTTGVTAAVARARTYLGQPYDYSFRPDNGKMYCSELVWASYLAQDGSRLFTARPMNFRAADGTMPQFWTELFAKAGEEIPEGVPGTNPNDMARESILECAGRYY; via the coding sequence ATGAAGTCTTTATTATATATAGGTATGCTTTTTTCGGCTGTTTCCTGCGGCCGTCCGACACCCGAACTGCACCCGGGCGATCTATTGTTCCAGGTCGGGAAAACCTCGGAGATGACCGAGGCGATCACCGCTGCGACGGGTGAAGCGCAGCGGCTGAATTACTCGCACGTGGGAATCGCCGTTCCTGCCGCGGGGGCCGATTCCGTACTGGAAGCCACAAGCGACGGCGGCGTGCGGCTCACCGCACTGGCGGATTTCCTCGGCCGCTCGGCCCGGATCGACGGACGGCCTGCGGTCACGGTGATGCGTCTGCGCGACACGACGGGCGTCACGGCCGCGGTCGCACGGGCCCGCACATACCTCGGGCAGCCTTACGACTACTCTTTCCGTCCGGACAACGGCAAAATGTATTGCAGCGAACTGGTGTGGGCGAGTTATCTTGCGCAGGACGGCAGCCGACTTTTCACGGCGCGGCCGATGAACTTCCGGGCCGCAGACGGCACGATGCCGCAGTTCTGGACGGAACTGTTCGCAAAAGCAGGCGAAGAGATTCCCGAAGGAGTTCCCGGCACGAATCCCAACGACATGGCCCGGGAGAGCATTCTGGAATGCGCGGGCCGCTACTACTGA
- a CDS encoding formamidopyrimidine-DNA glycosylase, producing MIEIPESQTVARQVRETLAGRTVTGVFNATHPHKFTWYTGDPLEYPMLLTGRKIVGAEGCGAFVDVLLENDMHLALSDGVILRLYGCEDPIPAKYQLLVTLDDGSFLVCTVAMYGGINAFPGESDNPYYQGARTKCSPLEERFDAGYFSRLWAASKQNLSAKAFLATEQRIPGLGNGVLQDILFRAGIHPKRKLATLGDADAERLFRTLKSVLREMTDRGGRDTEKDLFGKPGGYAVQLSRNTCAEPCPVCGGPIVKEAYLGGAVYYCPGCQPLK from the coding sequence ATGATCGAAATTCCCGAATCGCAGACCGTGGCGCGGCAAGTCCGCGAAACGCTGGCTGGCCGTACCGTTACCGGTGTGTTCAACGCCACGCATCCCCATAAATTCACCTGGTATACGGGTGATCCGCTCGAATATCCGATGCTGCTGACCGGTCGGAAGATTGTCGGGGCTGAGGGTTGCGGGGCATTTGTCGATGTGCTGTTGGAGAACGACATGCACTTGGCTCTTTCGGACGGCGTGATCCTGCGGCTTTACGGATGCGAGGACCCGATTCCGGCGAAATACCAGTTGCTCGTTACCCTCGATGACGGGAGTTTTTTGGTGTGTACGGTGGCGATGTACGGCGGGATCAATGCCTTTCCGGGCGAGTCGGATAACCCGTATTATCAGGGTGCCCGGACGAAATGTTCACCGCTGGAGGAGCGGTTCGACGCTGGTTATTTCAGCCGGCTTTGGGCCGCGTCGAAGCAGAACCTCTCGGCAAAGGCATTCCTGGCCACGGAACAGCGGATTCCGGGGCTCGGGAACGGAGTTTTGCAGGATATTCTGTTCCGGGCGGGGATTCATCCCAAACGCAAACTCGCCACGCTGGGGGATGCCGATGCGGAGCGGCTTTTCAGGACGCTGAAAAGCGTGCTGCGGGAGATGACCGACCGCGGCGGGCGCGATACCGAGAAGGACCTCTTCGGGAAACCGGGCGGATATGCCGTACAACTTTCGCGCAACACCTGCGCGGAGCCGTGCCCGGTTTGCGGCGGACCGATCGTGAAGGAGGCTTATCTGGGCGGTGCCGTCTACTATTGCCCCGGCTGCCAGCCGTTGAAATAG